CCATTGAGGGACTTTGGAAATGGTTGCGAGAAGAAGTGACTCAACAGCATTGCTACAAAACCATGCGAGACCTTTTTCTGGCTTGTAAGGCTTTCATTGAACGTATCAATCTCGATCCAGTGGCCATAATCAGCGACTCTGGCCCAAATTTGAATTGGACCCTGATTTCGAAAAACTTCTGGTCTCATAATGACTTCAGTTTAGCTATGATCGCTTCCTGTTGGGATCTGCCCGTCGGCGGCCTGTGCCGTTCCATCTATGACACTATCTATGACACTATGACAGCGACGGCAGCCGACGCCCTTCCTGGGGATTGAAGAGGGATGGCAAAGCCGGGCGTCACCCTAATGGTAGCCTGCTAGAACAGTGGCGTCGAGGCGAAACTGGCTGGCGTGGTCACAGCTCGCGCCACTGCTTGTCAAGTATCTCGATGGCGCCCTGATCCTGCATCCAGGCGTCGTCGATCTCTGCCGCCAGGGCGTCCAGCGCGGACCAGTAGTCGGTATGGGCGCGTGCCTCAACCAGGATGCGCGTCTCCAGGATGCGGCGCCGGACATCGTCCATGGGCAGGATCACCGCTACCGGCTCTCCCCAGTAGGTGACGATATACTCCGCCTGCTCCTCGCGCACGGTTCTGATAACTTCCGACGTGGCGTCTGTTAGTTCATGGACGCCGATCTTGGGCATGGCGGTTGGCTCCTTGAAATGCAGCTACCAATGTGGCTACATTGAACTATAACGCCTTGCCGGTGCCAAACGAACAAGGTTTCGAGGGTGGTTGGAAATCGGATCAAGAAAGCCCTGTTAGGCAGGCGCGGGTTGAGGCGTTCCAGGGCAGCCTGCAGATGGGGTTTGAGAACAACTTCCTGGGTCGTCTCTCGCCCAGTGACCGGGCGGTGATCTCCCTGCTCGAAGAGGCCGTTGGCCGTTTCCCAGCCCAGCTCGGAGAAGAGGGCGATGGTTGGTTGTTCGACCGGCCCGATTCTAGCGCAAATCACAGGCGTGGACAAAGCGGACTTGCGGCAGCTGTTCCATGCCAGTAACGCATCTGCTTCAGGTCATCGGGCGAAAAGCGGGTGGCATACCTGGATAGTTAACCGGTGGCGGATCGTCTGAGATGCCGATGTTGTCTGACCACTCCACCAGGGCATAGTTGTGCCAGGTTTTTTCGACTACTTCACTTGTCATCGCTGTCAAGCGGAAGGCTGAACTGGCAGCAATTCTCAAGATGGTGTGAGATGTGGTAAGGTAGGTGTCTATCGAGAGAAAGGGCAAGGTTCGGGAGGGAGAAAATACGCTAACCGATAGCCATGGATAGAATTGCTGTACCAGGAAATCTCGTCTTGACAGAGCCGGGCACGTGTGCTATGTTGGCGCAAGGATTTCCTGAAAATGAGGGTTAGCGATGTGCTACTGGCATGGCCAAGAAACATATCATTACCCTGGATGAAAAGGAACGCAGGTGACTGCTGTATGGTAGTCAGCATCGGTCGAAACCAAGTGCAGGTAAACCGGCCAACCTACATTCTGCCGAAAGGCGATGAGGGCAAGGTCGACCGGGAGATAGCAGAGCAGCTGCGCGAATTGTCTCCCCGTGCTCAGGAACACCCGTCCTCCGTCCTAACCTCGGGGAACGGAGGTCTCGTCTGGCTATGCGGAGGTGGAAGGGGGTAGCTCACAGGCATCAACGAATCGGACCAGGTAGGTTGGTTTTTTTTTTTTGGCTCGCACGAAGCACGAGGAGGAGTAACCATGCAAGGTAACAAGATGTGGTGGAGTGTGTTGGTCGGTCTCCTGGTCGGGACGTTTCTGTTAACTGCGTGTGCCCCGGCACCGGTGTCCCAAGTCACACAGAAGGTCGAGGAGACCGTTGTCGTCGCCGGCACGCCGGAGGTGGAGAAGGAAGTCACACCGACACCACCGCCACCAACGCCCGAGCCGGTGACCATCACCTGGGCCACCTGGGGTGGGGCGATCCAGGCGGATCTGTACCAGGAGGCCATCAGGCAGTTCCATGCCAAACAAGACAGGGTCCGAGTGGAGAACATCAATTCGCCAGGGATGAGTGATCACCTGCAGAAAGTGCAGACCATGATCGCCGGTGGTACGTCCCCGGACGTGATCATGATCGGTGGTGAGAACGTCCCTGCCTATGCTGCCCAGGGCATCTACCAGCCTCTCGATCCCTTCATTGAAGCCGACCCCGACTTCGACATCCATGACTACCTTCCCATCACCATCGATGTCATGAAGTATGAGGACAATATCTATTCCTTGCCCGGAGGCTTCAACATCGGCGCTCTCTACTACAACAAGGATCTGTTCGACGAGGCTGGCCTGGATTACCCCAACCGGGATTGGGACCATGATGATCTTTTGGAGGCTGCCAAGGCTCTGACCAAGCGCGCGGATGGCCGTGTGATCCAGTACGGCTACACCAACAGCGCCCTGAACATGTGGTTCTTCATCTGGCAGAACGGTGGAGAGGTCTTTGACAACGATACGAATCCCTCCGTGGTGCTGCTGGACCAGCCGGCTGCCCTGGAGACTCTGGAGTGGTACTTCGACCTCTCTCTGAAGCACGGCGTGATGCCCACCCTGGTGGAACTGATGCAGTCTGGTGGCCAGCAGGAGCTGTTCGCGTCAGGGCAGATCGCCATGCTCATCGATCACCGAGGCGCCACGCAGGTCCTCAACCAGATCACCGACTTTGAGTGGGGTATTTCGGAGCTGCCCAAGGGCTCGGCGGGGCGGGCTGTAGTCTTCAACTGGGCCGGCCGAGGCATCGCCACCGACTCCGAGCATCCGCAGGAGGCCTGGGAGTTCCTCAAGTGGTTGACCGGGCCGGAGGGAGTTCGCATCTTCATCGAAAGCGGCAACGGGCTACCCGCCATATACGATCTATTGGACGATCCCACGCTGGAGATCCAGCAGCCATTCCTGGATGCCGTGCCATACGCCCGTCCCTTCTTTGCCTCGCCCAAGTGGAACGATATGCTGCCCGTGATGCTCAATTACCTGCAGCTCATGGCTATTGGCGAAATGGAACCCGAGGAAGCCGTCCCGCTCATGAAGCAGGAGGTGGACGCCCTACTGGCGCAGTAGGGCTACGCATTCCAGCCGTGCCCAGGCGGCTCGGGCGAGCCACCTGGGCACCGATCTAGAGGACGGGCTATCACAATGACCGCCCATGGGCGTCCAACAAACCCACTACTGAGGTCCGAGCGCCGCTGGGCCGTCTTTTTTTTGACCCCCAGCATCATCGGCTTCCTGGCCTTCACCGCACTTCCAGTGGTCGCTTCGCTGGGGCTGAGTTTCGTAAAGTGGAATCTGATCCACCCACCCGAGTTCGTGGGACTCGGCAACTATGCAAGAGCCCTGCATGATCCAATGTTCTGGAGGGTACTCAAGAACACGGCGGTCTACACCGTGGGCACCGTGCCAACGTCCATGGCTCTTTCGCTTGCCCTGGCTCTCGCTCTCAATCAGAAGATCCGCGGGGTAACGCTCTTCCGCGGCCTCTACTACCTGCCCGTGGTAGCCCCCATGGTTGCCATCACCATGGTGTGGCGCTGGCTATACAATAGCAACTTTGGCATGATCAACTACCTCCTCAGCCTCGTGAACGTGCCGGCCGTTCCCTGGCTGACCTCGACGCGCTGGGCCATGCCATCCGTGATTATCATGAGCGTCTGGAAGAGCCTTGGCTATGGCATGGTCATCTACCTGGCCGGCCTGCAGGGTATCCCCCAACATCTATACGACGCTGCCGCCGTGGATGGGGCCAATGCCTGGCAGCGCTTCCGCCACGTCACACTGCCGATGCTGACCACCACGACCTTCTTCGTCATGGTCACGTCTATCATCTCGTCTTTCCAGGTCTTTGGCCAGGTCTATGTCCTGACCCGTGGCGGGCCGGCCAATGCGACGGCAACAATGGTCTATTACATCTTCCAGAACGCGTTCCAATCATTCCGCATGGGGTACGCCAGTGCCCTTTCGTGGCTGCTGTTCGTCGTGATCTTTTTGTTCACCGTCATTCAGTATCGTGCCCAGCGGGAGCGCACCTACTATGAATGAGCGCGCTGGCAGGGGAAAGGCCGCGGAAACACGTCGCTTCCAAATGCGAATCACTCCGAAGCACCTGGCAATCGGGCTGCTGTATCTGGTGCTCATCTGTGGCGCGCTCTTTGCGCTGGTGCCTTTTGCCTGGATGGCATCGACCTCCCTGAAGACTCTGCCCGAGGTGGCGCGGTGGCCCATCCAGTGGATCCCATCTGATCCTCAATGGCAGAACTACATCGCCGTGTTCTCCCATGTGCCCTTCCTGCAGTTCTACGCCAACACCGTCTTTGTGACACTGCTGCGCACGCTGGGCTTGCTGATCACCTCTTGCATGGCGGGATATGCCTTCGCGCGGCTGCGCTTCCCCGGTCGGGATGTTATCTTTCTCTTCTATCTGGGCACGATGATGGTCCCCGGACAAGTCACTGTCATTCCTCGCTTCATTGCTATGCGCTGGCTGCATTGGATAGACACCTACCAGGCCCTGATCGTCCCAGGGATGTTCTCGGCCTTTGGCGTATTCCTGATGCGGCAGTTCTTCATGGGCATTCCGCGCAGTTTGGATGACGCCGCGATCCTGGATGGCGCCAGCCATCTGGACATCTTTTGGCGCGTCTGCCTTCCGCTGTCCAAGCCTGCCATCGCAACGCTGGTCATCTTTGCTTTCGTAGGCTCCTGGAACGACTTTATGTGGCCGCTCGTCGTGATCAATTCGGTCGAGAAGCTGGTGCTAAGTGTGGGGCTGTCTTACTTCCAGGATCTGTACTATACCGAATGGACCCTGCTCATGGCAGCATCGGTGATGACCATGGTTCCGGTGCTCCTGGTCTATGTCCTGGCCCAGCGCTACTTTGTACAGGGCATCGCCTTGACGGGCACCAAAGGTTGAGGGGCTGGTACGAGCGTGGAGATTGCAGCTATTGAGGAGAGGCTGCAGATGCCACAGCCACCGACGGCCATTTTTGCCATGAATGATCTGACGGCCTTGCTCGCCCTGAAGGCAGCGAGCCTGGCGCACTTGAGCGTACCGCGCGATCTTTCGCTGGTGGGTTTCGACGATATGGATTTCGTTGCTTTCTTGCCAGTTCCGCTGACTTCTGTGGCTCAAGACCCCTTTGCTTTGGGCAGACGGGCGGCCGAGCTGCTCATCGAACGCATCGAGGGCCATGAGGGTCCACCTCGTATGGAGCTGCTGCCAACTCGGCTGAAGGTGCGCGCGACGACGGCTCCTCTCGCGAGTTGAGGAAGCGACTCGTGTATCCCTTTCTCGGGGTGGGCAAGAGAAGGACGGTTCAGAGCGAGATACGAACGGCCAGCGAGGCCATCGCACAGCATAGTGACTCATGAAGATAATGACCCTAAACTTGCGACATGATGCAGATCGATGGCCTGATCGCTTTGGCCTCGTCATGCAGGGGGTTCTCGCTGAACTCCCCGACATCATAGGATTTCAGGAGGTGGCTCTCGCCATCGAGCAAGCACAGACAATTGCGCGTGCTGTTAACGGGTACCTGTCTGAGCGTCCATACCGAGTATTCGTCGAAGAAAAGTGGAGTCCTCAGCCCAGAGAGGGTGTCGCCATCCTGACCAGAGACCAGGTGATCGAATCTGAGAGAATCGAACTCCCTGAGGCGGGCCGCATTGCGCAATCGATCGTGATACAGAGGTGTAGAAACCGAATAGGAATCATCAATACCCACTTGCACCACTTGCCAAAGGATGATGAATCTATCCGCCTTATCCAGACCAGACATCTCTTGGCTTGGGTGGCGGACAGAAGCTCGGAAGTCACAAGTTGGATCCTGGTCGGTGATTTGAATGCCAGACCTGAAAGCGAGACAGTCAAAGAGGTAGAGAAAGAGCTGGTGTCTGCATACAAGTCTGTTCATGGTCATGAACCCAGTCACACATTCCCTACACCTTTGGTGAAGGAGATTGGAGACTGGTATCAACCCAGGACCCTTGACTATATTTTTCTCACTCCATGGGCTTTTCGCGCGACGCAAGCATGTCTGACTTTCACGAGA
This genomic window from Chloroflexota bacterium contains:
- a CDS encoding endonuclease/exonuclease/phosphatase family protein yields the protein MKIMTLNLRHDADRWPDRFGLVMQGVLAELPDIIGFQEVALAIEQAQTIARAVNGYLSERPYRVFVEEKWSPQPREGVAILTRDQVIESERIELPEAGRIAQSIVIQRCRNRIGIINTHLHHLPKDDESIRLIQTRHLLAWVADRSSEVTSWILVGDLNARPESETVKEVEKELVSAYKSVHGHEPSHTFPTPLVKEIGDWYQPRTLDYIFLTPWAFRATQACLTFTRPHPQDPTLYASDHYGILAEVGCAEAEDGPKSDRARTEVLTTQLMVRATAAPPANSGSDS
- a CDS encoding substrate-binding domain-containing protein, whose product is MEIAAIEERLQMPQPPTAIFAMNDLTALLALKAASLAHLSVPRDLSLVGFDDMDFVAFLPVPLTSVAQDPFALGRRAAELLIERIEGHEGPPRMELLPTRLKVRATTAPLAS
- a CDS encoding type II toxin-antitoxin system prevent-host-death family antitoxin gives rise to the protein MPKIGVHELTDATSEVIRTVREEQAEYIVTYWGEPVAVILPMDDVRRRILETRILVEARAHTDYWSALDALAAEIDDAWMQDQGAIEILDKQWREL
- a CDS encoding carbohydrate ABC transporter permease; this encodes MRITPKHLAIGLLYLVLICGALFALVPFAWMASTSLKTLPEVARWPIQWIPSDPQWQNYIAVFSHVPFLQFYANTVFVTLLRTLGLLITSCMAGYAFARLRFPGRDVIFLFYLGTMMVPGQVTVIPRFIAMRWLHWIDTYQALIVPGMFSAFGVFLMRQFFMGIPRSLDDAAILDGASHLDIFWRVCLPLSKPAIATLVIFAFVGSWNDFMWPLVVINSVEKLVLSVGLSYFQDLYYTEWTLLMAASVMTMVPVLLVYVLAQRYFVQGIALTGTKG
- a CDS encoding ABC transporter substrate-binding protein, whose amino-acid sequence is MQGNKMWWSVLVGLLVGTFLLTACAPAPVSQVTQKVEETVVVAGTPEVEKEVTPTPPPPTPEPVTITWATWGGAIQADLYQEAIRQFHAKQDRVRVENINSPGMSDHLQKVQTMIAGGTSPDVIMIGGENVPAYAAQGIYQPLDPFIEADPDFDIHDYLPITIDVMKYEDNIYSLPGGFNIGALYYNKDLFDEAGLDYPNRDWDHDDLLEAAKALTKRADGRVIQYGYTNSALNMWFFIWQNGGEVFDNDTNPSVVLLDQPAALETLEWYFDLSLKHGVMPTLVELMQSGGQQELFASGQIAMLIDHRGATQVLNQITDFEWGISELPKGSAGRAVVFNWAGRGIATDSEHPQEAWEFLKWLTGPEGVRIFIESGNGLPAIYDLLDDPTLEIQQPFLDAVPYARPFFASPKWNDMLPVMLNYLQLMAIGEMEPEEAVPLMKQEVDALLAQ
- a CDS encoding sugar ABC transporter permease — encoded protein: MTAHGRPTNPLLRSERRWAVFFLTPSIIGFLAFTALPVVASLGLSFVKWNLIHPPEFVGLGNYARALHDPMFWRVLKNTAVYTVGTVPTSMALSLALALALNQKIRGVTLFRGLYYLPVVAPMVAITMVWRWLYNSNFGMINYLLSLVNVPAVPWLTSTRWAMPSVIIMSVWKSLGYGMVIYLAGLQGIPQHLYDAAAVDGANAWQRFRHVTLPMLTTTTFFVMVTSIISSFQVFGQVYVLTRGGPANATATMVYYIFQNAFQSFRMGYASALSWLLFVVIFLFTVIQYRAQRERTYYE